The following are encoded together in the Phoenix dactylifera cultivar Barhee BC4 unplaced genomic scaffold, palm_55x_up_171113_PBpolish2nd_filt_p 000144F, whole genome shotgun sequence genome:
- the LOC103724003 gene encoding UPF0426 protein At1g28150, chloroplastic has product MALFLYAAAPLTWEKRFSAPLLVISSSSYKPKRKIGTRLGRRARVNAGVQAFFNPFEDQPVIKDALKEPVAFMGGMFAGLLRLDLNEDPLKEWITRTVDASGIAADGEIVQEELKLEAQEDAPQQIEIE; this is encoded by the exons ATGGCTCTCTTCCTGTACGCAGCCGCCCCCTTAACG TGGGAGAAGAGGTTTTCCGCTCCGTTGCTCGTCATCTCGTCTTCCAGTTATAAGCCTAAGAGGAAAATAGGCACGCGTCTCGGAAGGAGAGCAAGAGTTAATGCGGGAGTACAAGCTTTCTTTAATCCCTTTGAAGACCAACCCGTCATCAAAGATGCTCTTAAG GAGCCGGTGGCCTTCATGGGTGGGATGTTTGCTGGTCTCTTGAGGCTTGATTTGAATGAGGATCCGCTCAAGGAATGGATCACGAGGACTGTCGATGCCTCTGGAATTGCTGCCGATGGGGAGATCGTCCAAGAGGAACTGAAGCTGGAAGCTCAAGAAGATGCTCCTCAGCAGATTGAAATCGAATGA